Proteins from a single region of Palaemon carinicauda isolate YSFRI2023 chromosome 1, ASM3689809v2, whole genome shotgun sequence:
- the LOC137656437 gene encoding gastrula zinc finger protein XlCGF57.1-like produces the protein MTDIRSIEGIEKCRHQLATAHNYCIAFENSCHFCPYYSRMEVGRLKYYDCELCDLKCKGRNDLVKHMRTHTGEKPYSCSVCGKHFSLLTNCRRHETTHSGEKRFACDICATRFTEKGSLTKHMRLHTGDDLFKCTICNRHFSQSSHLKAHVNRHIKNKELCCDICGEKFTDRLLYRSHQSSHRDTMEEDMKRNIILKPQPVREEKFICTGEKPFQCLSSSRTLATHNNIHDDGRPKHFQCPVCNKQFLQRDLLADHMQKHTGKQQHCTECNKYFTSRRSYNFHMQKHYPKAAKCSKCCKIFSAHGYLRRHLLNSTCLMKKNFICTLCNVCFASKRGLIRHVTRFHACEEEENANTLQEDDKKYFICTVCNKSFSKERSLMYHEIIVHKIVQHLNLTDAAGDLKLIRTDVGVLDEKEGSVDFQTSNESGTCETEVNTNVITCSNGAPENMKINNETHVECKPFKIKQECVRDLLDNSDEDLEKSNLCNKLNGENDTASDIWKADAVERETEPEFTERNDEFENECKIEIEEIFVIQE, from the coding sequence ATGACAGATATCCGTTCAATAGAAGGTATAGAGAAATGCAGACATCAGCTTGCTACAGCGCACAATTACTGTATTGCATTTGAAAATTCCTGTCACTTTTGTCCATACTATTCCAGGATGGAGGTAGGGAGGCTTAAATATTATGATTGTGAACTGTGTGACTTAAAGTGTAAAGGTAGAAATGATTTAGTGAAACACATGCGTACTCACACAGGTGAAAAACCGTATAGCTGTTCAGTGTGTGGGAAACATTTTAGTCTTTTAACGAATTGCAGGAGACACGAAACCACACATTCTGGAGAGAAACgctttgcttgtgatatatgtgcCACAAGGTTCACTGAAAAGGGCTCTCTGACTAAACACATGCGTTTGCATACGGGAGACGATTTGTTCAAGTGTACAATATGCAACAGACACTTTTCTCAGAGCAGCCATTTAAAGGCTCATGTTAATCGTCACATAAAGAATAAGGAACTGTGTTGTGATATTTGTGGAGAGAAATTCACAGATAGGCTGTTATATCGCAGTCATCAAAGTAGTCACAGAGATACAATGGAAGAAGATATGAAAAGGAACATTATTTTGAAACCTCAGCCTGTCCGTGAAGAGAAATTCATATGTACTGGAGAGAAACCTTTTCAGTGCCTTTCCAGTTCTAGAACTCTTGCAACACACaataatattcatgatgatggtagACCTAAACATTTTCAATGTCCTGTTTGTAATAAACAGTTTCTACAAAGGGACCTTTTAGCTGATCATATGCAGAAGCATACTGGAAAGCAGCAACATTGTACAGAGTGTAATAAGTACTTTACGAGTAGAAGATCTTATAATTTTCACATGCAAAAACACTATCCCAAGGCAGCTAAATGTTCTAAATGTTGCAAAATATTCAGTGCACATGGGTACCTAAGAAGACACCTTCTTAACAGTACTTGCTTGATGAAGAAAAACTTCATTTGCACTCTTTGTAATGTATGTTTTGCATCTAAACGAGGTCTCATAAGGCACGTAACAAGGTTTCATGCATGTGAAGAGGAAGAGAATGCCAATACTCTTCAAGAAGATGATAAGAAATACTTTATTTGTACTGTTTGCAACAAGTCATTTTCAAAGGAACGTTCGCTGATGTATCATGAAATCATTGTCCACAAAATAGTACAGCATTTGAATTTGACTGATGCAGCAGGTGATCTTAAACTTATCAGAACTGATGTTGGTGTTCTAGATGAAAAGGAAGGCAGTGTTGACTTTCAGACTAGTAATGAAAGTGGCACTTGTGAAACTGAAGTTAATACTAACGTGATTACTTGTAGCAATGGAGCTCCAGAGAATATGAAGATTAACAATGAAACTCATGTGGAGTGCAAGCCTTTTAAGATAAAACAAGAGTGTGTTAGAGACTTACTAGATAACAGTGATGAAGATTTAGAAAAGAGTAATCTTTGCAATAAACTTAATGGGGAAAATGATACAGCTTCAGATATATGGAAGGCCGATGCAGTAGAAAGAGAGACAGAGCCTGAATTTACTGAGAGAAATGATGAATTTGAAAATGAATGTAAGATTGAAATTGAAGAAATTTTTGTTATACAAGAATAA